One part of the Parabacteroides distasonis ATCC 8503 genome encodes these proteins:
- a CDS encoding sugar phosphate isomerase/epimerase family protein, with protein sequence MKRYIILALCTVMLLGQAVQLAAQKADWKVGIQTWTFHNLTLMETLDKTQQLGMGYAEAFFFQELGAPFPKETYLNYDLSDDNCALLRHEFKIRGIKPIAFGVASYGTNEEWDKFFAFAHKIGAHIVTVEPELNQLDYIESLAKKYDMEVAIHNHPSPCIYASAEVVEKALKGRSPLMGVCADIGHWKRVGEDPLKNLQKLSGRIKVAHLKDLTDKMEDATWGTGILPVKAFVNELKRQHFNGLISIEYDDFKSDIQEIRNSLEFLQKCSK encoded by the coding sequence ATGAAACGATATATTATATTAGCACTATGTACGGTCATGCTCCTTGGGCAGGCCGTACAGCTGGCGGCGCAAAAAGCGGACTGGAAGGTGGGTATACAGACTTGGACTTTCCACAATCTTACGTTGATGGAGACCTTGGATAAGACCCAACAACTGGGCATGGGGTATGCGGAAGCTTTCTTTTTCCAAGAATTGGGTGCTCCGTTCCCAAAAGAGACCTATCTGAATTACGACTTGAGCGATGATAACTGCGCTTTATTACGCCACGAGTTCAAGATAAGGGGAATCAAGCCGATCGCCTTTGGTGTAGCCTCTTATGGGACTAACGAGGAATGGGATAAGTTCTTCGCATTCGCTCATAAAATAGGCGCACATATCGTGACTGTCGAACCGGAGTTAAACCAGTTGGACTACATCGAATCCCTCGCCAAGAAGTACGATATGGAGGTAGCGATCCATAACCATCCGAGTCCATGCATTTACGCAAGTGCCGAGGTGGTAGAGAAAGCGCTGAAAGGCCGTTCTCCCTTGATGGGAGTATGCGCCGATATCGGCCATTGGAAACGAGTGGGTGAAGATCCGCTCAAGAATCTCCAGAAGTTGTCCGGACGCATCAAGGTAGCACATTTGAAAGACCTCACCGACAAGATGGAAGACGCTACATGGGGAACCGGGATCTTACCGGTAAAAGCGTTCGTCAACGAGCTGAAGCGTCAGCATTTCAACGGGCTTATCTCCATCGAGTACGATGATTTCAAATCCGATATCCAAGAGATACGCAACAGCTTGGAATTCCTACAGAAATGCTCTAAATAA
- a CDS encoding AraC family transcriptional regulator, with protein sequence MAKIKHGFSGQRLIVYPFYVIEQALNNPLVADLVVHSMGYFPKAESHYIDRASGCGEYLLIYCTKGEGWYVLDGKRYVVPENHFFILPAEKPHQYGSSEHDPWYIYWAHFKGKKAKYISDQLQGVIPIDMDDNSRIGDRIAFFDELLNVLESGTDEATVNYVNLSFNHLIASFLYVKTYREAKFSKSKAENTFFISLATHFMTENLENKLTLKELASHFGYSESYMYRLFFKETGYAPMNYFLHMKIDRACQLLLHTNMKINQVALKLGFDDPYYFSRIFKKIVGTSPKDYRHSLPK encoded by the coding sequence ATGGCGAAAATAAAGCATGGTTTTTCCGGTCAGCGATTGATTGTCTATCCTTTCTACGTTATAGAACAAGCGTTGAACAACCCGTTAGTCGCGGACTTGGTCGTACACTCTATGGGGTATTTTCCGAAGGCGGAAAGCCATTATATTGATCGTGCGTCCGGTTGTGGAGAGTACCTTTTAATTTATTGCACCAAAGGAGAGGGTTGGTACGTGTTGGATGGAAAACGATATGTCGTACCCGAGAATCATTTTTTCATCCTCCCGGCAGAGAAGCCCCATCAATATGGTTCGAGCGAGCATGATCCTTGGTATATTTATTGGGCACATTTTAAAGGGAAAAAGGCGAAGTATATCAGCGATCAACTGCAAGGGGTGATCCCGATCGACATGGATGATAATTCCCGTATCGGCGATCGTATCGCCTTCTTCGATGAACTATTGAACGTGTTGGAGAGCGGGACGGATGAGGCTACGGTTAATTATGTCAATTTAAGTTTCAATCATTTGATCGCCTCTTTCCTCTATGTGAAGACGTATAGGGAGGCTAAATTCTCCAAAAGCAAGGCGGAGAATACGTTCTTTATTAGTTTGGCGACCCACTTCATGACGGAGAATCTGGAAAATAAATTGACATTAAAGGAATTGGCCTCTCATTTCGGCTATTCGGAATCTTATATGTACAGGCTTTTCTTCAAGGAAACCGGCTATGCGCCGATGAATTATTTCTTACATATGAAAATAGACCGGGCTTGCCAGCTATTATTACATACAAATATGAAAATCAATCAGGTCGCCTTGAAACTGGGCTTTGACGATCCCTACTATTTCAGCCGTATCTTTAAGAAGATAGTAGGTACATCGCCCAAGGATTACCGGCACTCGTTGCCGAAGTGA
- a CDS encoding sugar O-acetyltransferase: MKTEKEKAAEGLLYNANHDSELQDEMKRAKCVLFKYNQLPPDQEEEKDRILTSFLGKKGKNTVILSPFQCDYGYNIEIGDNFFANVNLVILDGAKVRIGNNAFIAPNVGIYTAGHPFDVKQRNEGLEYAFPVTIGDNVWIGAQACILPGVTIGDNTVIAGGSVVTKDIPANVIAAGNPCRVIREITEADRNKYRQP; encoded by the coding sequence ATGAAAACAGAAAAAGAGAAAGCGGCGGAAGGTCTATTATACAATGCGAATCATGATAGTGAGCTTCAAGATGAGATGAAAAGAGCGAAATGCGTCCTTTTCAAATACAACCAATTGCCCCCCGACCAAGAGGAAGAAAAAGATCGGATCCTAACCTCTTTTCTAGGCAAGAAAGGGAAGAACACCGTTATCCTATCCCCTTTCCAATGCGATTATGGCTATAATATCGAGATTGGGGATAATTTCTTCGCCAACGTGAATCTCGTTATCTTGGATGGAGCGAAAGTTCGTATCGGCAATAACGCGTTCATCGCCCCGAACGTAGGCATCTATACCGCCGGCCACCCTTTTGACGTAAAGCAACGTAATGAAGGTCTGGAATACGCTTTTCCCGTGACTATCGGCGATAACGTATGGATCGGGGCGCAAGCCTGTATCCTTCCCGGGGTGACCATTGGCGATAACACGGTAATCGCCGGAGGAAGCGTCGTAACCAAAGATATTCCGGCCAATGTCATAGCCGCCGGCAATCCCTGCCGTGTAATCCGGGAAATAACGGAAGCCGACCGGAATAAATACCGCCAGCCCTAA
- a CDS encoding tRNA1(Val) (adenine(37)-N6)-methyltransferase — protein sequence MANPYFQFKKFTVWHDKCAMKVGTDGVLLGAWASTERCQRILDVGTGTGLIALMLAQRSTAILDAIDIDSDACLQAQENIAKSPFANRIQVYQTSLSEYMPDENIKYDLIVSNPPYFIDSLKCPDTKRNLARHTDTLSLPDLLRDSRKLLAPEGNIALVLPFEQRESLIDIAREESLSPSREAHVSPIPDAPPKRLLIELSATPVAKPKSSHLTLEIERHRYSEEFTAIAKDFYLKM from the coding sequence ATGGCAAATCCTTATTTTCAATTCAAGAAATTTACGGTATGGCACGATAAATGTGCCATGAAAGTCGGAACGGATGGCGTTTTGCTTGGGGCATGGGCTAGCACAGAGAGATGTCAGAGGATTTTGGATGTGGGAACCGGAACGGGATTGATCGCCCTCATGCTGGCGCAGCGTAGCACCGCGATTTTAGACGCTATCGATATAGATTCAGACGCATGTTTACAAGCTCAGGAAAACATCGCGAAATCGCCTTTCGCCAACCGGATACAAGTCTATCAAACCTCGCTCTCCGAATATATGCCGGATGAGAATATCAAATATGACTTGATCGTATCCAACCCACCCTATTTTATTGATTCATTGAAATGCCCGGATACTAAACGTAATCTAGCCCGGCATACGGATACTCTATCACTCCCGGATTTATTGCGTGATAGCCGCAAACTGTTGGCACCCGAAGGAAATATCGCCTTGGTGCTTCCCTTCGAGCAACGGGAGTCTTTAATAGACATCGCTCGAGAAGAGTCTTTGTCTCCATCGAGAGAAGCCCACGTTTCCCCCATACCGGACGCCCCTCCTAAGCGTTTATTAATAGAACTCTCAGCGACGCCGGTAGCAAAGCCCAAGTCGTCTCATCTGACTCTAGAAATCGAGCGGCATCGATATAGCGAAGAATTCACCGCTATAGCTAAAGACTTTTACTTGAAAATGTAA
- a CDS encoding 3-keto-disaccharide hydrolase, giving the protein MKKIVSIFLVTIYGMCMVACGSRSSSTEVKDNVLTEEEKAEGYTLLFNGKDFTGWKMFNGGDVKGWQVEDGVIVGYGNGGDVIADTTIKVSTDIVTVKNYHNFQIKWDWKIGAQGNSGFLYHVQEGPKYKAPFETGPEYQLIDDDNYPWVSETGKEGLEDWQKTGCNYAMYVPETKQVNPPGEWNSSMVLYKDGYVEHWLNGEKLFSFQEGSEDWKMRRYSGKWEAFPDYGISTTGKLCFQDHGSKVYFKNVKIKDLD; this is encoded by the coding sequence ATGAAAAAGATCGTATCTATTTTTCTAGTAACCATTTACGGAATGTGTATGGTTGCATGTGGAAGTCGTTCCTCATCCACGGAAGTAAAAGATAATGTATTGACAGAGGAGGAAAAAGCGGAAGGCTACACCTTGTTATTCAATGGCAAGGATTTTACCGGTTGGAAAATGTTCAACGGGGGTGATGTCAAGGGATGGCAGGTAGAAGACGGGGTGATCGTCGGCTACGGAAACGGTGGTGACGTGATAGCGGATACTACGATCAAGGTAAGTACCGATATCGTTACCGTTAAGAATTACCATAACTTCCAGATCAAATGGGATTGGAAAATCGGGGCGCAAGGAAACTCAGGATTCTTATATCACGTACAAGAAGGGCCTAAGTACAAAGCTCCTTTTGAAACCGGCCCGGAATACCAGTTGATCGATGACGATAACTATCCTTGGGTCAGCGAGACCGGAAAAGAGGGATTGGAAGACTGGCAGAAAACGGGTTGCAACTACGCTATGTATGTACCGGAAACCAAACAGGTGAACCCTCCGGGAGAATGGAACTCCTCTATGGTACTTTACAAGGATGGATATGTTGAGCACTGGCTGAACGGAGAAAAACTATTCTCTTTCCAAGAAGGGTCCGAAGATTGGAAGATGCGTCGTTATAGCGGTAAATGGGAAGCTTTCCCCGATTACGGTATCTCTACCACCGGTAAACTTTGTTTTCAGGACCATGGAAGTAAAGTATATTTCAAGAATGTGAAGATTAAGGATTTAGACTAA
- a CDS encoding endonuclease/exonuclease/phosphatase family protein, with product MRKISEILCCVAILCCALSACSDKPATVKVSSFNIWLNTLGGKLPPSQTAKVIEASQTDIVGIQEGHIYEEDGIKHDHVPEIAESLGFHLFNQGEGHYILSRYPVVDSTASRYGVKIQVGKDKFCWMFNCHLYYIPYQPYQLNGIPYGDYPFIDTEEEAVRFANEARREEVTRYQKDIQQVMKEGYPVFLTGDFNEPSFLDWTQRAADADIHKIKVEWPATKAFSEIGMNDSYRTIHPDEVSTPGYTWTPVPSEQDILDRLDFVLYSGCKVTDSFITGESEATSDVVVSPYPSDHRMVTSCFNF from the coding sequence ATGAGGAAGATAAGTGAAATTTTATGCTGCGTAGCCATACTTTGTTGTGCATTGAGCGCATGTAGCGACAAGCCGGCAACGGTAAAAGTCAGCAGTTTCAATATTTGGTTGAATACCCTAGGGGGAAAGCTTCCCCCTAGCCAGACAGCGAAAGTGATCGAGGCTAGCCAGACGGATATCGTAGGAATCCAAGAAGGGCATATCTATGAAGAAGACGGCATCAAGCACGATCATGTACCGGAAATCGCGGAATCCCTAGGTTTCCACCTTTTCAACCAAGGGGAGGGACATTATATCTTATCTCGTTATCCGGTCGTCGACAGTACGGCTTCCCGCTACGGGGTGAAGATACAAGTAGGCAAAGACAAATTCTGCTGGATGTTTAATTGCCATCTATATTATATTCCGTATCAACCTTATCAATTGAATGGGATTCCTTATGGCGATTATCCGTTTATCGATACCGAGGAAGAAGCTGTCCGGTTCGCCAACGAGGCCCGGCGTGAAGAAGTAACTCGTTATCAAAAGGATATACAGCAAGTCATGAAAGAAGGTTATCCTGTCTTTTTAACAGGAGATTTTAACGAGCCTTCTTTCTTGGACTGGACACAACGGGCCGCCGATGCCGATATCCACAAGATCAAGGTGGAGTGGCCGGCAACCAAGGCTTTCTCTGAGATCGGGATGAACGACTCCTACCGGACAATCCATCCGGACGAGGTCTCCACACCCGGCTATACATGGACTCCCGTTCCTAGCGAACAAGATATACTAGACCGTCTGGATTTCGTACTATATTCCGGATGTAAGGTAACAGACTCATTTATCACAGGCGAAAGCGAGGCCACCTCGGACGTGGTAGTCTCCCCTTACCCTTCGGATCATAGAATGGTAACCTCCTGTTTCAATTTCTAA
- the lon gene encoding endopeptidase La, protein MNVYMKEKTRVFCQNSFDDLDDNIGIVMPILTECDVDEDFTEGIEKVGDTIPILPLRNMVLFPGVALPVIIGRPKSMRLIKEAVHKKSLIGVVCQKEMGTEDPILEDLYTTGVIADIVRVLEMPDGSTTVILQGKKRFELNELTETDPYLSGKITVLEDTKPDKTDREFEALISTIKDLTIKMLGAVAEPPRDLIFSIKNNKNVLYVVNFSCSNIPSGSAEKQQLLLIGDLKERAYRLLFILNREYQLVELKASIQMKTHEDINQQQKEYFLQQQIKTIQEELGGNINELEIKELREKASRKKWPAEVAQVFEKELRKLERLHPQSPDYSVQTQYVQNIVNLPWNEYSKDNFNLSHAQKVLDRDHYGLEKVKERIIEHLAVLKLKGDMKSPIICLYGPPGVGKTSLGRSIAEALRRKYVRVSLGGLHDEAEIRGHRRTYIGAMCGRIIQNIQKAGTSNPVFILDEIDKITNDFKGDPASALLEVLDPEQNNAFHDNYLDIDYDLSKVMFIATANNLNTISQPLLDRMELIEVSGYIMEEKVEIAAKHLVPKQMDVHGLKKGSVKFPKKTLQVIVEAYTRESGVRELDKKIAKIMRKLARKVASDEPIPTSIKPEDLYEYLGAVEYSRDKYQGNDYAGVVTGLAWTAVGGEILFVESSLSKGKGSKLTLTGNLGDVMKESAMLALEYIHAHAAQFNINEELFENWNVHVHVPEGAIPKDGPSAGITMVTSLVSAFTQRKVKKNLAMTGEITLRGKVLPVGGIKEKILAAKRAGIKELILCKENEKDINEIKPEYLKGLVFHYVSDIQQVVDLALLREKVDNPLF, encoded by the coding sequence ATGAATGTATATATGAAAGAAAAGACGAGAGTATTTTGCCAGAATTCGTTTGATGACTTGGATGACAATATTGGTATCGTAATGCCAATTCTTACAGAATGCGATGTAGATGAGGATTTCACAGAAGGAATAGAGAAAGTTGGAGACACTATACCCATTCTTCCGTTAAGGAATATGGTACTCTTTCCGGGTGTTGCCTTGCCGGTGATTATCGGGCGTCCTAAATCGATGCGCCTGATTAAAGAGGCTGTACATAAAAAGAGTTTGATCGGAGTTGTTTGCCAGAAAGAGATGGGTACGGAAGATCCTATCTTAGAGGATTTATATACAACCGGGGTAATCGCTGACATCGTTCGTGTCTTAGAGATGCCGGACGGTAGTACTACTGTTATTCTTCAAGGTAAGAAACGCTTTGAATTGAATGAGTTGACCGAGACAGATCCGTATCTTTCCGGTAAGATCACCGTGTTGGAGGACACGAAGCCGGACAAGACAGACCGCGAGTTCGAGGCTTTGATCTCAACGATCAAGGATTTGACCATCAAGATGCTTGGGGCCGTGGCTGAACCTCCCCGGGATTTGATCTTCTCGATCAAGAATAATAAGAATGTCTTGTATGTGGTCAATTTCTCTTGTAGCAATATACCGAGTGGATCGGCCGAGAAACAGCAATTGTTATTGATCGGGGACTTAAAAGAGCGTGCGTATCGGTTACTTTTTATCTTGAACCGCGAGTATCAGCTGGTGGAGTTGAAAGCTTCCATCCAGATGAAGACACATGAGGATATCAATCAACAACAAAAAGAATATTTCCTTCAACAGCAAATCAAGACGATTCAAGAGGAATTGGGCGGGAATATCAATGAGTTGGAGATAAAAGAATTACGGGAGAAAGCCAGTCGTAAGAAATGGCCTGCCGAGGTAGCGCAGGTCTTTGAGAAGGAATTGCGAAAATTGGAACGATTGCATCCGCAATCTCCGGATTATTCCGTACAGACGCAATATGTCCAGAATATCGTTAACTTGCCGTGGAACGAGTATAGTAAGGACAATTTCAACTTATCTCATGCCCAGAAGGTCTTAGATCGTGATCATTATGGTTTGGAGAAGGTGAAAGAGCGTATTATCGAGCATCTGGCGGTATTGAAGCTGAAAGGGGATATGAAATCTCCGATTATCTGTTTGTACGGTCCTCCGGGAGTCGGCAAGACTTCATTGGGGCGTTCCATCGCAGAGGCTTTGCGCCGCAAATATGTACGTGTTTCTTTAGGTGGATTGCACGATGAGGCCGAGATCCGCGGACATCGTCGTACCTATATCGGCGCTATGTGCGGACGTATCATCCAGAATATACAGAAGGCGGGAACATCGAACCCTGTCTTTATCTTAGATGAGATCGATAAGATCACGAATGATTTCAAGGGGGATCCGGCATCCGCTTTATTGGAGGTCTTGGACCCGGAGCAGAATAATGCGTTTCACGATAATTATCTGGATATCGATTACGATTTAAGCAAGGTGATGTTTATCGCTACCGCTAATAATTTGAATACGATTTCCCAGCCATTGCTGGATCGTATGGAACTGATCGAGGTGAGCGGTTATATCATGGAGGAGAAGGTAGAGATCGCAGCGAAGCATCTCGTGCCTAAGCAGATGGATGTACACGGCTTGAAGAAAGGTTCCGTGAAATTCCCCAAGAAAACCTTACAAGTGATCGTTGAAGCCTATACACGCGAGAGCGGTGTCCGGGAATTGGATAAGAAAATCGCCAAAATCATGCGTAAGCTAGCCCGTAAGGTCGCTAGCGACGAGCCTATCCCGACGAGCATTAAGCCGGAGGATTTGTATGAATATCTAGGGGCGGTCGAATATTCCCGCGATAAATATCAAGGGAATGACTATGCCGGCGTGGTTACGGGATTAGCTTGGACGGCTGTTGGTGGTGAGATTCTTTTCGTGGAGTCGAGCTTAAGTAAAGGTAAGGGGTCAAAGCTTACTTTGACCGGGAATCTGGGAGATGTGATGAAAGAGTCTGCCATGTTGGCACTTGAGTATATCCATGCGCATGCGGCTCAGTTTAATATCAACGAGGAGTTGTTCGAGAACTGGAATGTGCATGTCCACGTACCGGAGGGGGCGATCCCGAAAGACGGACCGAGTGCCGGAATAACGATGGTGACTTCTCTTGTCTCCGCCTTTACTCAGCGTAAGGTGAAAAAGAACTTGGCTATGACAGGCGAGATCACGTTGCGTGGCAAAGTGCTTCCCGTGGGAGGTATCAAAGAGAAGATCTTGGCGGCTAAACGTGCCGGGATTAAGGAATTGATTCTTTGCAAGGAGAATGAGAAGGATATCAATGAGATTAAACCGGAGTATTTGAAAGGCTTGGTGTTCCATTATGTGAGTGACATTCAACAGGTGGTGGATCTGGCGTTGCTGAGAGAAAAGGTGGATAATCCATTGTTTTAA
- a CDS encoding Gfo/Idh/MocA family oxidoreductase translates to MESRRDFLKKAAVAAAGLTIVPSKTIAGLGHKAPSDTMNIVGIGIGGKGHPNLVGMKTENIIGLCDIDWKYAKNCFEEFPDAKRYWDWRKMFDELGDQIDGVMVATPDHTHATIAATALTMGKHVYCQKPLTHSVYESRLLTKLAAKYKVATQMGNQGNSGDGVRQLCEWIWNGEIGEVKEVHAWTNRPIWPQGLQRPTEKQRCPKTMNWDLFIGPAAMRPFHEIYTPWNWRGWWDFGTGAFGDMACHVLDPVYQSLKLGYPDRVQGRSTQINTESAPQSEVVEFRFPARDNLPKVALPEVKVYWYDGGMLPQRPDLLPDGVDMMRDGLGGCIFVGTKDTLICDCGGFNSRLLSGRVPQVTPYLRRIPNATGYFDGFHEQDWIRACKESPENRVEGTSNFAYSGPFNEMVLLGVLAIRLQGLNKKLMWDAQNMRFTNISSSDVLKIVTSDDFKVIDGHPYFDTKYAEFNALEAANEYIRHTYREGWSLPEMPV, encoded by the coding sequence ATGGAATCAAGAAGAGATTTTCTGAAAAAAGCAGCCGTAGCGGCAGCTGGTCTAACAATCGTCCCCTCTAAAACGATCGCTGGATTAGGCCATAAGGCACCAAGTGATACAATGAATATTGTCGGTATCGGTATCGGTGGTAAAGGCCACCCGAACTTGGTCGGCATGAAAACCGAGAACATCATCGGGCTTTGCGATATCGACTGGAAATATGCGAAGAACTGCTTCGAGGAATTCCCGGACGCTAAACGTTATTGGGACTGGCGAAAGATGTTCGATGAGTTGGGCGACCAGATCGACGGTGTCATGGTAGCTACTCCGGACCATACTCATGCCACGATTGCGGCCACGGCCTTGACAATGGGGAAGCACGTATATTGCCAAAAGCCGCTTACCCACTCCGTTTACGAGAGCCGTTTATTGACAAAACTCGCCGCTAAATATAAGGTAGCGACCCAGATGGGTAACCAAGGGAACTCCGGCGATGGTGTACGTCAATTATGCGAATGGATCTGGAACGGAGAGATCGGTGAAGTAAAAGAAGTACACGCATGGACCAACCGTCCGATCTGGCCGCAAGGATTACAGCGCCCAACCGAAAAACAACGTTGTCCGAAGACGATGAATTGGGACTTATTTATCGGCCCGGCCGCCATGCGTCCGTTCCATGAGATCTACACCCCTTGGAACTGGCGTGGATGGTGGGATTTCGGAACCGGAGCTTTCGGAGATATGGCTTGCCACGTACTCGACCCGGTTTACCAATCCTTGAAGTTAGGTTATCCGGATCGCGTACAAGGCCGTTCTACCCAGATCAATACGGAATCCGCTCCTCAATCGGAGGTGGTAGAATTCCGCTTCCCGGCTCGTGATAATCTTCCAAAGGTAGCCTTACCGGAGGTGAAAGTATATTGGTACGATGGCGGTATGCTTCCTCAGCGTCCGGACTTATTACCGGATGGCGTAGATATGATGCGTGACGGTTTGGGTGGATGTATCTTCGTAGGTACTAAAGACACGTTGATCTGCGATTGCGGAGGTTTCAACTCCCGGTTATTATCCGGCCGTGTACCTCAAGTAACCCCTTATTTGCGCCGTATCCCGAACGCTACCGGATACTTCGACGGTTTCCATGAGCAAGACTGGATCCGTGCTTGTAAAGAATCTCCTGAGAACCGTGTGGAAGGAACTTCCAACTTCGCTTATTCCGGACCATTCAACGAGATGGTGTTATTAGGCGTATTGGCGATCCGTCTGCAAGGCTTGAACAAGAAATTGATGTGGGACGCCCAAAACATGCGTTTCACCAACATATCCTCTTCCGACGTATTGAAGATCGTAACCAGCGATGATTTCAAGGTGATAGACGGTCACCCCTATTTCGATACGAAATACGCGGAGTTCAATGCGCTAGAGGCTGCCAACGAATATATCAGACATACCTATCGTGAAGGCTGGAGCCTTCCGGAAATGCCGGTATAA
- a CDS encoding Gfo/Idh/MocA family protein has product MNRKEFFKVSAAASLASLLSPLSAYAEKFESEGKKVKVAVIGCGSVSTQYFPHISKCPYVEIVACCDIKPDRAQKAAKQYNIPKWYKHIDDMLSGSKFDLMLTLTDMQVHGELNRKALMAGRNVWSEKPLANSYKEGKELYDLATSKGLRIWGAPAVVNSPQFAFMAEQINKGTLGNLACAHGHYGHEGPSWSAFFYEPLGGSMPDLGVYNIATLTGLLGPAKSVVAMTTIVTPERTVDDKGKIKVREEDNAMIIMEHEKGVLSHIECGFNYFDPYGHLGKGQEKATISLYGSHGNMHMVGYDWAPNGVDLSTMDHPVPQRFVPDTNGYVWQEGASDISKHMALNTEPRINVEHALHVLEIIEAARKSQATGQRIQLVSKFPWPMVK; this is encoded by the coding sequence ATGAATAGAAAAGAATTCTTTAAAGTATCTGCCGCAGCAAGTCTAGCGTCACTACTATCCCCTCTTTCCGCCTATGCGGAGAAATTCGAGTCGGAAGGTAAAAAGGTGAAAGTAGCCGTTATCGGTTGCGGAAGTGTATCTACCCAATATTTTCCCCATATATCGAAATGCCCGTATGTAGAAATCGTGGCTTGTTGCGATATCAAACCGGATCGTGCTCAAAAGGCGGCCAAGCAATATAATATACCTAAATGGTACAAGCATATCGATGATATGCTTAGCGGTTCCAAGTTCGACTTGATGCTTACATTGACCGATATGCAGGTTCACGGAGAGTTGAACCGTAAGGCTTTGATGGCGGGAAGAAATGTCTGGAGCGAGAAACCTTTGGCGAATTCCTATAAGGAAGGCAAAGAATTATACGATCTCGCTACGAGCAAGGGACTTCGTATCTGGGGTGCGCCTGCCGTTGTAAACAGTCCTCAATTTGCCTTTATGGCCGAACAAATCAATAAAGGAACCCTAGGTAATCTGGCATGTGCGCACGGACATTACGGACATGAAGGCCCTTCTTGGTCCGCTTTCTTCTACGAACCGCTAGGTGGCAGTATGCCCGACTTAGGAGTCTATAACATCGCTACCCTAACCGGATTATTGGGACCGGCTAAATCCGTTGTTGCCATGACTACAATCGTAACCCCGGAGAGAACCGTAGACGATAAGGGCAAAATCAAAGTTCGAGAAGAAGATAATGCCATGATTATCATGGAACACGAAAAGGGAGTCCTTTCTCATATCGAGTGTGGTTTCAATTATTTCGATCCATACGGACATTTAGGTAAAGGACAGGAGAAAGCGACGATCTCCTTATACGGTTCCCACGGCAATATGCATATGGTAGGTTACGACTGGGCACCAAACGGGGTGGACTTATCGACGATGGATCATCCGGTACCCCAACGTTTCGTTCCGGACACCAATGGCTATGTTTGGCAAGAAGGAGCTTCCGATATCAGCAAACACATGGCATTAAACACGGAACCACGTATAAATGTCGAGCATGCGTTACACGTATTAGAGATTATCGAGGCCGCCCGAAAATCACAAGCTACAGGTCAACGCATCCAGCTTGTATCGAAGTTTCCTTGGCCGATGGTAAAATAA